One Rhinoraja longicauda isolate Sanriku21f chromosome 44, sRhiLon1.1, whole genome shotgun sequence DNA segment encodes these proteins:
- the ltap1 gene encoding protein C1orf43 homolog yields MKALDAIRLIDLPLTQGPDHAKRLAGKSFRTFLLELRDGSSPYRGVRKTLVDKLIEGYEAARYGTVDFGKSEYQKYLHAVNELASILQARGNWSQAQHQNAAKDMTGPAEPPSPSTIQVTYLPSNRSKRPKHFLELKSFKDNYNTLESTL; encoded by the exons ATGAAGGCTCTGGACGCCATTCGGCTCATTG ATCTTCCGTTGACCCAAGGCCCCGATCACGCCAAGCGCTTGGCGGGCAAGAGTTTCCGCACCTTCCTGCTGGAGCTGAGGGACGGCAGCTCCCCGTACAGGGGGGTCCGCAAGACCCTCGTCGACAAGCTAATCGAGGGCTACGAGGCGGCGCGTTACGGCACAGTG GACTTTGGAAAATCGGAATATCAGAAGTACCTGCACGCGGTGAACGAGCTGGCTTCCAT CCTGCAGGCACGGGGAAACTGGAGCCAGGCCCAGCACCAGAACGCGGCCAAGGACATGACCGGCCCGGCCGAGCCGCCATCACCCAGCACCATCCAGGTCACGTACCTGCCCTCCAACCGCAGCAAGAGGCCCAAGCACTTCCTCGAGCTCAAGAGCTTCAAAGACAACTACAACACGCTGGAGAGCACGCTgtga